From the Argentina anserina chromosome 3, drPotAnse1.1, whole genome shotgun sequence genome, the window ATGTCTGGATCTGAGAACCAATATAACAATGAGAGCAATGAGAGGTTGCAGTCATTGATCTCGAAGGGCTTTTCGGTTCAACCAGAGATTGTTGCAAAAAGTTGTTCCATTTTATATGGAAGACAGAGATCATGCAATCATCTATGATAAAACCCAATAACAAGCCACAATTTCATGCATGGCGCGTGAGAGTGCAACGACCCCGTGTATATACATAGGCCGTGCACGGAATAAGCTCTCGACACTTAGCTCTCTTCTCTCCCAAAGCTAAAGTCGTATCACTAGTGAAGTCGGACTTCAACCCCAATTCTCTGGTACGCTGCATTATACCTTCTCTGCGATTTCATAGAtctgctcttcttcttcttctttctacTGCTCCATATTAGCCTCAATTTTGTCTCTGGTCGCGTTTTTCGCGATGATTTTCTCGATTTGTAATCTGGGTGTAGTGTTGCGCTCGTAAAGCAATAATATTATATGTTTGATCTGggtaaaagatactcacttgaAGTCTAATCTTTGATGAATGCTGAACTTTCTGTTCTATAGTCGTGTAATGAGTTTAAGCTTGGTATGGAAACTAAGCATGTTTTAgttaaaagaagaaggaaaagggCTATGGCTGGTTCACAGGTATGAATCATTGTGTTAAAAAGTGAGAATTTTTACATTTCATATGAGGATTGAAACCGTATATTTCAGAACAACACTACAATTTTGTGTTGGATTGTATACTGAACACAAAGATGGTCacatatatattgaaaaaTTTAAGGCTTTTCATTAAAACTGAAGCAATTGGGGATGATCGAGGGAAGCATATGTTTGGTGGGTTCTGATTCAGCCTACCGAAAGAGTAGGGGCACCTTGGTTGCTGTATGAGTACTGcaactatatatgtatatatctcCTGTCTTGTGTTTGAATTGGTGTTGTACAATATGTAGAGgatggggaaggaaagggtttATTTCCGGCTGCATCTTAGCTCTCTCTTAAATGTGTGGTTTAAACGTTAAACGTAACTTGTGGGGTTTTAATTGGTTAGGTTCTAGTCCTGCCATTTTCATCCCCCTTTGTTTGAGTTAACAGTTACACGGATTCTGTAGTGTTTGGTGATGACTGAAAAATTACAAAGCTCTGTCACGGTTTACAGTTTTGTGACAGTGTTAATTTATAAGGATGAAGCATACtcatatatttgattttgtttctcttttcaATACTAGTTTTTGGTGGTACACAACATCAAATTCTCATATATTTATCTTGTTGTGCAGCCCAAAATGACTATCAGCATAGTAGACCACGAGTTACCATACGACACCCACAATCTCTACGATGTATCCTTTTACAATGATCAAGTCCACACCCTAGTCACTCACAGCGCACCCATGGTGGAGTCCTGGCTGTCTGAAATCATCCCCATAATCAATCAAAACCCAATTGTGGGTCTGGACGTGGAGTGGCGTCCAAATTTTTACCGCAACAGCGACCACCCCGTTGCGACCTTGCAACTTTGTGTTGACCACCGTTGCCTCATCTTCCAACTCATCCACGCCCAAACCATCCCAAGATCTCTGTTTGACTTTCTTGCTAATGGCAGTTACACATTTGTGGGTGCTGGGATCCAGAATGATGTAGAGAAGCTCCTTGTAGACTATGACTTGAGGGTGACCAATCCTGTTGATCTTGGGGCATTGGCAGCGGCTAAATTGGGTAGGAGAGAGTTGAATAAAGCTGGGTTGAAGGGCCTGTCAAAAGAGGTGCTTGGGAAGGAGCTCCAGAAGCCTAGCAGGGTGACAATGAGCAGGTGGGACAATGAGTGGCTTACTTGTCCTCAGGTTCAGTATGCCTGTATTGATGCTTTCATCTCCTCAGAGATAGGGAGGCGATTAACTGCCATGGCTTGATTGCAGATGAGTGGTTTCTCAGATTTGGTCTGCATGGAGTTATATAGTTGGAGCACCAAATTGGAATAATTAGCCAGTCTggctttctttattttcaatttaagGATTGTGGCAGCgcaagtgtttttttttaggatTACTGAATTGAATCATTTAGCTGCACGAAAAACGTATTTGATTACTGAATTGAATCATGGTCTCTCCCTCAATTTTGCACAGAAGTGCCATTCCCAGATATACTAGACTGTATAGCCCAAGTTTTTGTATCATGAACTAAATATCCCATGTTTCATCATCCATGACTCCATGAGCCACACAAGGTTATACAGAAATTGAGCAAAAATCCGAAAACAAACCATTTGAAAATGGTGGAATATTTAAGGAATTCTTAAACAccatgaaataaataaataataaattttggCCTCTCTAGAAAGGGAGGTGGTGGTGACTGGGAGAATAAGGAGAGTGTGATGAACTGGTGACAAAAGAATTTGGGCCAGGACTTGGAGGAACATGGCCCCTGATTGGAGTTCGAGGAGTTCTTGGAGTAACTGGGCTTTTTGATCTGGGTGTGCGCACGGTGCTGCGACCGTACAGCCCATTTACAGCATTCCTTCTTGGCCCTTTCTCGGCCCACTTCAGCTCTGCTTGCTTCACCTCTTTTGGGTACCTTGAACAACATCCAACCTTTCCTGCTCTTTGCAAGTACCTAACATGATTAGAATTACATATTGGAGAATTAGATTAGATGCTGTCATTTTGTGAAGAAcgagtaaaataaaactatgtGGATGATCTTCTTGCTTGATTAATGCCAAGTATAAAACTTCAAGGACAGCATTCCAAATCAAATGCATTtgtataaaattttatttgtttggatcatagaatttttatttttctgttaCTATCATTTTGATTAGACTAATTTGGCGTTTACCACACCCCAATTGCCGGCCTATGGCTAGTATTTTATCAAAGGCCTATGTAGCAATACTTGATTATCATATGATCTTATGCTAACCTATGCTGAATTGCCAACTACTCTTGCGTTAATAACAATTGGTTGTGATAGCCGAGGAAATAATGTCACGTGACCAAGATTCTGGTATCATTTGCATTTTACAATATGTGGCAACTAATATAGCACAATCACGTCATTTTACTTatcatttttctaattaatcGATAAGCCAAAACGAGCTTCCAAAGGTTTGGATTGATATGTGATCATAATGCATATGACTTTGTTTTGAATGCAAATTcagatttgaaaaaaaaaaatctcagttGTCTCAAttgtttcaaagaaaaaagtaCTGTGACATTTGGATTCTAACAAAAACAACATACCTTTGGCTAAATCGCTTCCCTAGACACTGGATACATTTTCTACCTTCTGTCATTTCTCCCATCCCCATCATCACGCATTGCCTGCAATACACTCTTCCACAAACCTGGAACATAATCAACATTTTGATCACGATCTCATTTCCACGTAAATATCGATCACATGTATAAAAACACAGATGATGACCTTAATTTTAAGTGATTTTcagaaatttagaaaacgaaacATAACCTCAATCTGATGATCATtcattacaatatatatgaactCAATTGTATTAACACTCCAAGTATTAGACAAGACGCCAACATGAAATTTGAGCTCTGTTTGTTCGAATATGTACCAAGCAGCGATGGCGGAAAATATAGATGTAGGTACTACAGATGGTGCAGATATTGGAGTGAGGAACCCCAGGCCTTCTTTTTCTATCTTGCTGGTGCATGGCAGTGGAAGCAATGCTAACGCCGCTCatatcatgatgatcataagTAGTACTGGCCATGCTTATGCTACTCATCTCTACTCCTCCATGGCCACTCATCATATGATGATTAAAGTTATGGCCTAGGTGATGACCACCACCACCGTATCGATGGTCACCCCGGCCTGCATGGCCGAGGTGGCTGTTGGCCTCAAGATGGTGGTGATTATTCTGGTGTTGAAGGTGATGGTGATTACCTCTGTAAGGATCAACTACCTCTTCGTTGATACGgtggttgttcttggatgcCTGCAGGGCTCTGTTGAAGTCGAGGCTGGGAAGTTTGGCCATGGGGTTTTGGGACCTGAGTTCGGAAATGGGTTCCAGAGTGTGAGAGGGTTTTCTCTTGTCTGCAGTTGTGCTGATGCTGAGGTCTGCAAAGTCTTGGAAAGTGAGGTTCACCGAGTCATCTGGTATCCCTTCATACATGTCCTCAAGCTCCTTCCTTGCCTTTGCCAATGTTGCCTTATCCCTTTCCCCCATTGCTACCCActtacagagagagagagagagagagagagagagatggtggTTGAAGAAGGCAGAAATGTAGTCTTCTTTGTTGAAAGAGGGTTTACTGATGTGGGTTTAATAAGATTGTAATTCAAAGCAAAGACGCTAACAAAAGGACAGGTTCAAAGGCCGGTCATGGCAATTCTTTGAACATCATTCTTTGCTCCAATAGTGAAACAAGAGGAATTGCTGGATTGTGATTcgtcaaaaatgaaaagcaaaataaattttgaattGTTTGGTCCTCAACTTGACAGATGTAAATTATCAATTCTCTAGGTGTCTTTACAAGTTATCATAACAGAAACAATGTAATCTCAAACTTGTATTTGCTGTGCTTTTTGTATGATTTCTCGCTAATTAAACTCAGTTTGCActtagataaaaaaaatcaccttGAATGTTTACGTGATACCAAAATGGATCGGAAAACTTAATTAAAAATCTAATATGTAGTGTAAATTACACGACGGGTAGTGACCATTGTAGTTGCCAAGTTGAGTTTACATTATACGTACCTCCTTCTGAAAAATCAGAAGTTTTGTATTCAAACCTGTGTTTAAAGACAAACCTGTTCTGTGAATCGAAATATTTAAATACATTGGCTTATCTTTTCCAATAATAAATCCCTACTCGTAGGAACAATAGTAGATAGGATCAACCCGCCGAAGAATCAAACAAATGATCGGCCGGACCATTTAAGTAGTAGTAATTAGTTGTCTGCTAGGGTCAAAGCATTGGTTTTGCACTCTTGCCTGGTGATTATGGGGACCAATTCTTAATAGGATGGTAACAGAAACCTGTCATATAACGCGTATCCAATGAAACAAGAAAAGCCGTTTACTGCTGAGGGACAAATTTACAGACTAAATCCCATATACTCGATTGGATGGAGACCCTCCTTAACTAGTTGGACTAATGAAGAGCATCAGCTGTGACCTGCAATGGTTTCCATTTGACTTGGAGGCCAAGGCAATGCACAGTACAAATGGCTAATGAACCCGAAAACAGAAAAGaagataagaaaaaagaacaaatgaaattacattcTGTGGTTGTGTAGAGGTAGAGATGTATGGAACCATCCACTTTGCTATACTTGGACAAGAAACAAGACGGGTGAGAATTTGGACTGTTTCACTCTAAATCTGTCTCACGGTAAACCTTATCACCTATTCTCGGGCAGTCCCATGCCACAGCTGAAAGGTGAACTTCATTTGGCGTTCGTCTCTCAATGTCATTATCACCATTGGCTTGGGTAAGCGAACAAGAAGCAAGACCGGCTTGTTCCTCGCCCATCATGGTTCCGATGGAAGTTTCGTTCGTGTACTTCTCCAATGGTCGGGCGGCAGAAGCAGCTTTAGCAAGCTTCAAGAGATCTTGAAGTGTGGGGTTCCGGAACAAACCGGAAGGTTCGCAATTCAGGTCAATTTGTCTGGCACTGGAACTTTCAGCAGCATCTGCTTGAGTTCTGCTATGGCTGCTGCTGGCTCCATTCTCCGATGAGTGCTTCCTATGCAATGCAGTGTCTCCTGATGTGGTGCCATTCATTCCTGATTCATCCTTGTGATTGTTATTGTTCCTCTGGGAATTCTCTACCAAGTGATTCATATGCAACGCAGTATCTGCTGATGTGGTGCCATTCACCTCTGATTCATCCTTGTGGTTGTTATTGTTCCTCAGAGAATTCTCAGCTTCGCGTTCTAATTGGCGCTTCTCATTCTTCCGCTGCATCATAGTTGTAAAGCGCCGTTTCACTGTCAAGCACACATTGCATTTGCATGATGGCTTGTGCTTGCCCTTCCCGCTTGGGGGTTGAATACACACTATGCAAGTACAACCAGGGCGGTGACGAGGATGTTTGGTGGTGGCTCCAACTAATTGTTCCCCTGAGTCACGCACATTATCTCCCAAAATAGCAGCACTAGCCAGGGCATCCAAGCCAGAGGGTTCATGTTCTTCAGCTTCCTTCTTCTCTAGGATTTTTCGTCTCTTCCTCAAACCTGGGGAAGATGTAAGATAAAGGAAAAGGATCAGGGAGTAATATTATGATGCCAACGATCATATCAGACAGTAATCTCTTCAACATTCAGAGGCAAGTATTTATGAGAAACTTCATCCAACGTTAttattttaatcaacacaacaGATAATGCAAGCGCATATAGAGAATTGTTTGAGGACAAAAGCATCAAACATCCCAATCATATATCAATGAACTCCAGCTATTTTCCATTTTCCCCAATTTAGTGTACCCAAGTACAACCTCTATTGAAGGACCACATGCATGTATTGTGTCTGCTAACAGGACATTACTGACCCAAAAACAGATGATAAATAAATAGATAAGAAAGTATTATATGATTTATATCCAAGGACCAACTTCTGAACAAAATTTAGAACTTAGAATAAGAACCCAAGAGACAGGTTTAAGTTTGACCTTTAAGGGATACAGATGAACTCAGAAGACTATCCAATTGCTTTGAGCTCATCTCCTCTGGTGCAGTACACGAGGACCTATGAGTATATAAGGAATCAAAATCAATCCTTCATCTCATGGACTAAAGAGTAAAACTTAAAGAATAAAATTGTACCTGCTCGAATCCCAGGAATTTTCTGAGCATGTCCACTTTGGAGGAAGGAGAACATCTACAGGCAATTTCCGCCACTTGGAGCAATCATCACATTGAGCCCACTGTTCCTGTCTCCTGGAATTAGTTGAAAATATTCAGCAATACAGTTGCTTTTCataacttaaacataaaaGTTAGCCTTCATTCTACAGTACAATGGGCCACCCCATGAGATACACCATTCATGAACCAACAAGGTATATGGCTATGTACAAAGGTTTAAAACGTATACAAAGAATTTGAAGATTCTGTCATTAATTTACTGATGTCTGGAAAGAAATATAGTTATCTTTTCATAATAGAACAAGGTAACTTAAGTCCTGTTGTAATTCATAATTACTTACTTTGATGGCCCGGCAGTGAATATGGATCTCTTGCCAAAAACAGGGGGCTCCTAGAAGAAGCAAACAAACATTTATCAAATGACCGCCTAAAGACCCTGAGGAAATTTGAGCTTTAACACAGTGAAACCATAAAAGTTTCTTAACCTTCATGACTACAATAATTGGGACACCGATACCATAAAGGCTTCTTAACCTTCATGACTACAATAATGGGGACACCGATAATAACATACTTACATCATActcttcaaattcaaaatcttcaaTAGTAACGATGTTTGGTTTGATACTTGGTGGCGGACGGAGCAAGTCCTGTGCTTCTTCCCATGTCAACCTCAGCTCCATAACATCTTCACTATGCATGAGCAACCTCTTACTTTTAGGCCCAATGTTCCGGGTCCTCTTTTTCTCTGAATTTGGTACTGGCTGTAACAAATCCTCATTTCTGTGACCATTGCTCTCATTTTTGTGCATATATGTATCCCACTCGGCCAAATGATGGTCTAATGGAGAATTTAAGTGAGGATCCTCGCTTCCTTTGTTCAAATGGAAGAGACTAGAGTCACCACTTCCGGTAGCCAGATTCTCACTAGAATAGGAAGTTTCCCCAGGTGTACCATTTGGAAGGATTGACATTGGGGGTCCCTGAATCTAAATCAATTGTGCATCAATGTCACTATGTCCGTTCAGTCAAAAAGAAAGGGGCAAAAATAGAGTCTGAAGAAAACAGGAAACagaatttcatccaatttgtaATTAGAAACTTAACCTGCATATTTACAGACTGTGATGCCTTTCGAAACCCTATGACAAGTTTGTTTCCAGGATCTATCCGACTAAATGTCACTGCACATAAAACAAATTACAGTCTGAACTTCTTCTGAAAATATGTGGAATCTAAATTATCCATAATGGAATGTGGCATACCAGTATCACCAGCTTGCAGTTGCATTGACTGTATGCAAGGTGTCACACCTTCTAAAACATACATCCTACTATTATTATTTGGCCAAAATCTGAACTGAAATGTCCACTCATTTCCCTTCACATCTTGAATCCTTAGAGGAAGGCCTTCTGAGTGAGAAATTGGAGGGAAATATGCCTGCATTCAATTCTAGTTCATACATGTGTGGCTAGGAAGAAATatacataaaaaaaagaagggtGAGGGAAAGAAAAATTTTCTTCATCCATTTTCCAAAAAAGAATAAGACATAATTGAAAAAGCATACAAATTCTTAAAGGAAGCTATATAGTTATGTTTACCTCGGCACATGCTTTTGGAAGAACCAAGCGACCAATTCGACCGGCATCACTAGCGCTCAGCACTTTCTCAAACAATGGAACAATAGTAGAATTCAAACTTTAAAACAATGTAAGGACACTATTTCCAAATGCAAAGATAAATAAAACGTCATTTAtattttcaacaaaatcaattttagaaaaaattaaattatggATACGCTCCAGATAACTTCTGCAGCTCTTGGTCCGTAATCCGAGGCCAGTATCGGGGAAGTAATTGATTCTTTCCCCGTCCTTCAGCCGGTGGTCTTGCAATGCGCGCACTATTATTTATCTCACAACTCACAGGGAGGGCAGGTTTCAAAGGTCTGGGCAAAATAGGACGAGGTTTTTGCACCTGTTGGAAGGCAGAAGATGTCTTACTCTGTTCTCTTATATCCACGTGGCCCCCAGAAAAGGGTTGTACAAGATTTGGTGTTCCAGATGGGGTTCCCAAAGACATACGTAAAGATGGCTGAGAGGATGGCATACTCATATGATTGGCCTCTATCATTGTTCTACCATTATCTAATTCGGCTGGGAACGTTAACGATCCAATAGACGACTGAGTGGTATTAAAAATTCCTGGGGTAACTTCTTCTATTTGACGGATGACTTCTTGTCCTTTGGTTTGACCAAGGGATTCACTTTTATCATCTCTCAGAGGTCGAGGCAAGAGAGTGGATTCAAGAAATACACTTTCTTCACCTGTCGGAGATTGAGGCAAAAGGGTGGACTCATTAGCCTCCATAATCTTGCATAATTGCAAAAGCTTTCCCTCATCAACAGTACCACACAACTGCAAAAATTTTCCTTCATCAACAGTACCGCCAACAGCTCTATATTCAGCAGAACTGGAATTTCGATCAACAGCATTACTTAAAGTCAGTCCACTAAAACCATTGAGGACATCATTCCTCTGGATCTGCACACAACACAAAAGGGACCCATAAAAATCCTGTattaatctcattttctagGTGCAGGTTCTGTGTGTGAAAGATATAGATTATAAATCACAGCAACCAACTGGAAGAAACATAAGAATATAACTAAATATTACTATGGAAGATCAAGAGTTTATGTTTTGATAAACAGTGCATTTCCCTTTTACTTTATTAAACAGATGCATTGCTGAATCTATAAAAATTATGAAAGCTATAGCGGGTGTTTACAAAATCCAAATTTAATGAATGATACAAGATCAACACATAATTAAAAGCCTGAATTTATTCATACCACACGTGGTTGAGAACTGTTTGTGCAGCCAATGCACCCTACACCCCCGTAATCCAGGCACTCATATAAAGACCTGGAGGCTACGCATCCACAGTGGAGAGGCTGCAGAAAAATTAAAGACACAAATcaatgaagagagagagagagagagagagagagagggagggagggagaaTCAAAAGATGAGCAAACTGCCAGTTAACCTTGTGGCACGAACTGCAGTCCCTCCAACCTGTTTCCCCCAGATGAAACGTATCGCAGAAAACTGACTTCTCATATGCAGCTCTGCAGTACACAGTTCAATATTTGAAACCAAGTCCGGAAACAAACATATATTTCCATCAACTTAAATAAAATGAATTACATGTCTAAGACACAAAGTAGAATTATGGCATTCATAGCAACCTAATGAAGAGTAAATGGATGCATAGAGAGATTGCCTAGTAGCTAAAAATACCACAAATGCCTTGTTTTAATGCATGAAACACAAACCAGAGTAGCTATATATTTTATTAGCTTGGGTTTATCAAAGATTTGCTTATGGATGACAATTCAACATAAAAGCAAACACTCAGATACTAAAGATAGATGGTGAGGAAGTCTCAAAGTACGTAGCTAGCCTAATGGGctgaaacaaaaaaatcaaagaatgCTAGTGATATCAGCTCTATCAGCATaacaaaaaattacaaaactgTATAGTATGATAAGTTGATAACACGGCAGATGATAGAAAACATGACCACCCTACAACATGAAGCTCAATATTGCGTCCTCTAAGACTGTGTGATGTAATTAGCCATACAATACCCTGCTAATCCCATTACCAAGTTCCAGCAATTGAACTGTTGTGTTAGAATATAAAGCGGTCCTCATAAAGAACTTTTAACAGTGTTTATCATAATTAAAGGTTCTACATTTGCCATTTAGATCAATTAATGCAACGAGGATTATAGTCATAAACCAAAACTCAGATCATGGGCGCAGCGATCAACACACTTAGACAATTAGACTAGCAGCTAGCTCATGAACAGCCGCAATTGGTCCAGAcccaacccccccccccccccccccccccaatgaaataaagatcaaaactttaaTCTAAAACCCAGAATACACATAAAACCCAACGTTAAGAACCAAATCACATATCCCATAATGCCCTCCCAACACTCTACCAAACTCAAAGCAccataaaaatcaaaactttagctgaaaaatcaaaactttgaAACTAAAAGAAAGACCAAATTCTTACCCACACTTGTAGCAGAGATGGGCAAATCCACCAGATCGCAAAGGCCAGCCATCCTTCCATTCATGCGTATTACTCGTCCCACACGACACATTCATGCAAATCTTGGTCGCCATTGCTCCAAATTCAACCcctgaaaaccaaaaacccacaatcaaaatccaaatccCTAAAACCCCTTTTTTGCCACAAATTAAAACCAAGACATTACACCAATCAAACCACCCAACAAACCCAATTAGCCAAAACTAATCGAAACACCAACCTTGTATTCTCCCAATCTGCAAAACCCAAATCTCGAGAAGGCCTAGTCATTCAAACACTGAAGCAAACTCCTTCAGTGATGAAGATGAGCTTAATGGGTCTGAGGGAGTAGTAGTACTACTTGCAACAAAACGAGTCAAACTCAGTGGTTTAAGAACGTAACGGCGAGTTGGGTATTTTTTTGGGTGTGGGTAAGACCAAGAAAACGTGTATTtggtagagagagagaagagagagagaagggttttttagtagagagagaagaagagagagagtgcATGCAAATCAACAGATGCATAAAATGCATGCACGACACTTGAAGACACACCGCTTAGCAAGTCGTCTCACTAATAAACTCAAAGAGAACTCTCAACTCCCCAAACACACAAACTCTCTTGTACTGTAAATCTGTAATTTTACTTGTTCGTTCCTAATTAGGGGACTGATAGAATGACCCGGCGGTTTCGTTTGTGGGCTTTGGGTGACCTCCTATTATGACCTGTCAATTGGATtttgttgaagaagaagatggggaggaggagagggtgATAGGGTCACCGCGGGTTGCATGGAATTTCCTTGGGGGTACTGATCGGGGGTTGTTATGATTGATCTAGATGTGTGTATATTAATTGAGATGCGTCATCCAACGTGGGGGATTGGGAAACGAACAAGATGTGAAGGTGAgaggttttattttatgttttgggGTATGAAAAGAGTAGGGAGAGTTTACGTGGAAGTCGGCTAGGTCAATTGTTGCTCGAATGGTGTTTGGTTTTTGTCTTTTTGATGTgcctctttttcttgtttgaaAACCTAATGACATATTGTAGGGGTAAAAGGCAAATTCTTTGGCATCAATTGTTGCCTTGGCCCGAAAGTTGTGAGACGTGAGAAGAAATTAAAGATTTAGAAAATTACTTAATAGTACCttaatatatttaaattaactaaaaactcgttttttcatatttcttatataaattatgacataagTCGAAGCCCAAAAACGAGTGGACAAAAAATGATTAAGcaattaatgtaaaaatgtCTAAAATACTATTATTTTCGTTAAAATTAACAACTGTCACTTCCAGATCAAATGAATTTATCTCTTctcattttataattttttcggCAAATTTCACTTTTCGGCCAAACCACCGACAATTTGGATGTCATGTactttcatttaagtatcatattgtatatgttttaagaaattttgaattttgctcaCAAAAAAAACACAGTAGTAATTAGTTTCATAATCGACATTAACAGCTAGATTCATAGTCGATAGTAGCATGTACTTTCTCAGCCGACAATAGCATCTTTCAAGTCGGTAGTAGTAGCTACTTTCATACTTAACAATAGCATATTGCATAATTAGACAGTAACAATTAGTTTCACAATCGACAATTAATAGCAGTTACTTTCTGAGTCGATAGTAGCAAGTTCACATGTAGATGTGAAATGTGGTAGTGAGAATGAATTTAAATTCTCTTAAATGTGATGGGCTAAAAATaggtaaaaaaaagtaaaatatcatATGACATGTGACAGCTTGTCATTATGTTGTCTTTATTTATAACTTTTAGTCCTAATTTGCTATATCAAATTAGGAAGTGAGCTTTTTGTAAATCAAATTGTTGTATGGTACTTATTAGTAGTTTGTTATTAAAGATTTGGCGTACAGTTTCTAGCCTACTTTGTAGTTCGCGCATAATCTTATGTTTGTAATTTAGTTGTTCTTAGTAGGTTAACAGATCATTGTTTCCAAAAATGATCATACATGGTAATAGCTTGATTATCATAAACAATGACGGTTTAATCTAACTGCTTAGGCCATCTCCAACCCACCTAAATTAAGGGCTAAAAAACTCTCATTCAGCACTATTCATCTCCAACCCCATTAAATTAAGGGCTAAATGGCATTGTTTTAGCCTTTTAAGTGAgttttaatttcatttgtttatTCAATAGGTCCCCACATCTAATTCTCATTATCAACTAcatctaattaattataactttatattaatataaataatttaaattttgatgattaatacaattaactttaattttaataattagtacaatcaattttaattttattaattagtataaattttaattttgacgATTAAtacaaataattttaattgatataattaattttaattttaattggtTAATACaatcaattttaattttgatgatttaaATTAGGAAtagattgaaaaaataatatatatatttgaagaaaatggtttatacaacctcactatatatatttatttatttatttagttatttgaCATAAGATGTAAATGAATTCGCAATGTCACtgctttatttctttttattttgttaaatatataCTATCACGTCAAATATAGTTGAATGATAGAAGTGAGAGTCaataataatttcaattaaaatata encodes:
- the LOC126786522 gene encoding B3 domain-containing transcription repressor VAL2-like isoform X2; protein product: MATKICMNVSCGTSNTHEWKDGWPLRSGGFAHLCYKCGAAYEKSVFCDTFHLGETGWRDCSSCHKPLHCGCVASRSLYECLDYGGVGCIGCTNSSQPRVIQRNDVLNGFSGLTLSNAVDRNSSSAEYRAVGGTVDEGKFLQLCGTVDEGKLLQLCKIMEANESTLLPQSPTGEESVFLESTLLPRPLRDDKSESLGQTKGQEVIRQIEEVTPGIFNTTQSSIGSLTFPAELDNGRTMIEANHMSMPSSQPSLRMSLGTPSGTPNLVQPFSGGHVDIREQSKTSSAFQQVQKPRPILPRPLKPALPVSCEINNSARIARPPAEGRGKNQLLPRYWPRITDQELQKLSGALNSTIVPLFEKVLSASDAGRIGRLVLPKACAEAYFPPISHSEGLPLRIQDVKGNEWTFQFRFWPNNNSRMYVLEGVTPCIQSMQLQAGDTVTFSRIDPGNKLVIGFRKASQSVNMQGPPMSILPNGTPGETSYSSENLATGSGDSSLFHLNKGSEDPHLNSPLDHHLAEWDTYMHKNESNGHRNEDLLQPVPNSEKKRTRNIGPKSKRLLMHSEDVMELRLTWEEAQDLLRPPPSIKPNIVTIEDFEFEEYDEPPVFGKRSIFTAGPSKRQEQWAQCDDCSKWRKLPVDVLLPPKWTCSENSWDSSRSSCTAPEEMSSKQLDSLLSSSVSLKGLRKRRKILEKKEAEEHEPSGLDALASAAILGDNVRDSGEQLVGATTKHPRHRPGCTCIVCIQPPSGKGKHKPSCKCNVCLTVKRRFTTMMQRKNEKRQLEREAENSLRNNNNHKDESEVNGTTSADTALHMNHLVENSQRNNNNHKDESGMNGTTSGDTALHRKHSSENGASSSHSRTQADAAESSSARQIDLNCEPSGLFRNPTLQDLLKLAKAASAARPLEKYTNETSIGTMMGEEQAGLASCSLTQANGDNDIERRTPNEVHLSAVAWDCPRIGDKVYRETDLE
- the LOC126786522 gene encoding B3 domain-containing transcription repressor VAL2-like isoform X1, with amino-acid sequence MATKICMNVSCGTSNTHEWKDGWPLRSGGFAHLCYKCGAAYEKSVFCDTFHLGETGWRDCSSCHKPLHCGCVASRSLYECLDYGGVGCIGCTNSSQPRVIQRNDVLNGFSGLTLSNAVDRNSSSAEYRAVGGTVDEGKFLQLCGTVDEGKLLQLCKIMEANESTLLPQSPTGEESVFLESTLLPRPLRDDKSESLGQTKGQEVIRQIEEVTPGIFNTTQSSIGSLTFPAELDNGRTMIEANHMSMPSSQPSLRMSLGTPSGTPNLVQPFSGGHVDIREQSKTSSAFQQVQKPRPILPRPLKPALPVSCEINNSARIARPPAEGRGKNQLLPRYWPRITDQELQKLSGALNSTIVPLFEKVLSASDAGRIGRLVLPKACAEAYFPPISHSEGLPLRIQDVKGNEWTFQFRFWPNNNSRMYVLEGVTPCIQSMQLQAGDTVTFSRIDPGNKLVIGFRKASQSVNMQIQGPPMSILPNGTPGETSYSSENLATGSGDSSLFHLNKGSEDPHLNSPLDHHLAEWDTYMHKNESNGHRNEDLLQPVPNSEKKRTRNIGPKSKRLLMHSEDVMELRLTWEEAQDLLRPPPSIKPNIVTIEDFEFEEYDEPPVFGKRSIFTAGPSKRQEQWAQCDDCSKWRKLPVDVLLPPKWTCSENSWDSSRSSCTAPEEMSSKQLDSLLSSSVSLKGLRKRRKILEKKEAEEHEPSGLDALASAAILGDNVRDSGEQLVGATTKHPRHRPGCTCIVCIQPPSGKGKHKPSCKCNVCLTVKRRFTTMMQRKNEKRQLEREAENSLRNNNNHKDESEVNGTTSADTALHMNHLVENSQRNNNNHKDESGMNGTTSGDTALHRKHSSENGASSSHSRTQADAAESSSARQIDLNCEPSGLFRNPTLQDLLKLAKAASAARPLEKYTNETSIGTMMGEEQAGLASCSLTQANGDNDIERRTPNEVHLSAVAWDCPRIGDKVYRETDLE